TGACCGAAAGCCAGCGCTGGAGTAACCGGGCCGATCTGGCGGTGATCATCGGTACCTCCGGCGACGTGGCTCCGGCCAATATTATCCCTTATCAGGTCAAGGCCGGAGGCGGTCGGGTGTTGGAGATCAACCTGGGCCCGACCAGCTACGGTGATCTGGCCGACGTCCGCCTGGACCTGCCGGCCGAGAAGTGCCTGCCTGAGCTGGCTGAACGGTTGGGGTGAAGGCGGAGAAGACAGGAGTCTGAAGTTAGAAGTTGGTAGTCAGAAGTAGGGTGTTTGAACTGGAGTTGAGCGGACGCACGAAACGGCATCAATAATCACAAATAGATACAGGAAATTCATTCATGGAGCTTCTTCCACAAACCGGCATTTGGGATCTGGTCCGCCAAGCGACCATCGTGGTGCAACTGGTGATGCTACTCTTGGTGGGCATGTCCCTGGCCAGTTGGAGCATCATTTTCTACAAGATCATAATTTTGCGCCGGGCCAAGCAGCAGGCCCTGGTGGACTTCAAGCGCTTTCAGAGCGCCCCGGACCTTGGGTCAGCGGTTCATATCCTGGCCCGCGGAGCGGATTCACCGCTCTACCCCCTGGCCTATCAGGCCGTGGCCGAGTTGAAGCGGCTGGAAGGGGCCACCATGCCCGCGGCCCAGAAGAGCAAGATCGCCATGGACAATCTGCGTCGCGTCCTGCGCCAGAACGTCAGCAGTTCCATACGAAATCTGGCTTCCTCGCTCTCGTTTCTGGCCACCTGCGCCAGCACCGCGCCGTTCATCGGACTGTTCGGCACGGTCTGGGGGATCATGCACTCCTTCTACGCTATCGGGCAGATGGGCAGCGCTTCCCTGGCCACCGTGGCCCCGGGGCTGTCCGAAGCCCTGGTAGCCACGGCCATCGGCCTGGCCGTGGCCATCCCCGCGTCCGTGGCCTACAATTTCTTTCGGGGAATGCTGGGCAGCATCGAAGTGGAGCTGATCAACTTCGCCGGGGCGTTCTTGAACCGGGTTCAACGAGAGTTGCCCTGGGTTTCCGGGCAGTTGGAGTCCGAGGAAAATGGGCTAGAGGAACACAAAATTTAGGCGCTCCCGGGCAAGGAGAAAATTGTATGGAAGGCCATACCGGTCAAGGATACATGGACCAGATGAACGTGGTCCCGTTCGTCGACGTCATGCTCGTGCTGCTGGTGATCTTCATGGTCACGGCCCCATTCATGACCGAGGGACTGGAGGTGGATCTGCCCCAGACCCGGACTGTGCAGACCCTGCCCCAGGACGAAGACACCCTGGTCTTGACCATCCGTAGCGACGGCTCCATTTTTCTGGATCAATACGAAGTGGCGCTGGGCGAATTGGGAGAGCATGTCGAACGCTTGATCCAGACCCGGGACAGGATTCTCTACCTCCGGGCGGACAAGGACGTGCCCTACGGGCTGGTGGTGCAGGTGATGGCCGAGGCCCGTGAGGCCGGCGTCGAGCGACTGGGCATCGTGGCCGAGTCCGAACCCCGGGAGCCCTGAGGCCCGTTTGTCTCGGATTCGACCAGCGAGGTAACATTTGGGCATTCCTACGCATATACTTGTCTTCGGGCTGTCCGTGCTCCTGCATATCGGGGTGGTAGGCATCGGTCTGTTCCAGCTGTCCTCCAGCAAGCAGATCCGGGTCGACCTGAGCAAGCCCGTGGTCTACCAGGTTGACCTGGTTCGCCTTGATCCGCCCGCTCCCGGTCGTCCGGCTCCGTTGGCGCCTTCCGCGCCGGCTCCCGTGACGCCGGCTCCGGCGGCCCAGGAACAACCAAAGCCCGCGCCCAAGCCGGAGGTTGCGCCTCCTGCCCCGCCGCCTCCGCAACCCAAGGCCGAAGTTCCCATCCCCGAGCCTCCCAAGCCGGCCCCAGAACCCAAACCGGCCCCTAAGCCTGAGCCAAAGCCGGAACCCAAACCTGAACCGCCCAAGCCTGCTCCGAGTCCTCCCAAGCCTCCTGAGCCGCCGCGACAGCCCGCGCGAACTGAACCAACCCGTGAGCAGATCATGGCCGAAGCCATCGGATCCGTGCAGCGGGACGTGGCGCAACGTGCCCAGCCTGATGCACGGGATCAGGCCGTGGCCAGCCTGCGGCAAAGCGGGGCCTCGGGGCCTGGCGGAGCCGATGGACAGGCCGGCAGCGGCTATGGGGGGCTCTTGGAGGTGTACGCCCAGATGGTGGAGAGCCGTGTCAAGGCCCAGTGGCGGTTTCCCAAAGGGGCGTCGCGGCAGGATCTCAATGCGGTGCTGGACATCTCCCTGGACCGGGACGGTCGTGTCTTGGGCAGCCGCGTTGTGCGTTCCTCCGGGCATTCCGGATTCGACGCTTCCATAGAGCGGGCCGTGGAGGAGACCGGGCAACTGCCGCCTCCGCCCCGTCCCGACCTGCGCACCATTCGAATTACGTTCAATCTTCAGGAGTTGTAATCAAATATGCATGTGTTTCATGGAACTACCTCACGACGCTTGGCGTTGGTTTTGCTGATTCTGTTGTGCGTGGCGTTTCCGACCCGGAACGTCGGTGCGCAACAGACCTTGAGCATCGATATCTTCGGCCCGGGGCAATCCCAACTGAACTTGGTCATGGCCAAGCCCCTGGGGCTGGCCGCTGGGCAACAGCCTCCAGCCGAAGCCGAGACCCTGGCCGGATATCTGGAGGATTATCTCGGATTCATGCCGTTTTTGCGGCTGGTTCCGGGGAGCCGTATCCTGGGTGGGGACGTGCTGCCCGGAGTCACGGCCCAGGACGTGGATTTCCGACGGTTTCGCCTGGAAAGGGTCGATCTCGTGCTCACCGCCGGATGGGGCGGTCCCAACGGGCCGGTGGAACTGCGGGTCTTCGAGACCTTTGAACAGCGCCTGATTCTGGGCAAGGCCTACACCGGCGCGACCCCGGCGGACCTGCCCGAGATCGCGGCCAGGTTTTGCGCGGACCTGATGGCGGAACTGACCGGGCAGGGGGATTTTTTCCGCTCTACCCTGGCGGTGGTCCGGACGCATGGCGAGAATAAGGAACTTTGGGCTTCTTCCCCTTTGGGCCAGGGGATGCGGCAATTGACCAGCCTGGGCGGCATCAGTATGAGCCCGGCCTGGTCCAGGGACGGCCGACGATTGGCGTTCACCCTGATCAACGACGGCCGACACTATTTGGGAGTTCTGGACAAGGAAAGCGGTGACGTTCGTCGCGTTCAACTGCCGGGGAACAGTGTGATTTCTCCGGTATTCGACCACAAAGGCAATATTTTTGTCAGTCTGAATCCGGAAGGCAGCCCGAATATTTACCAGCTTTCCGATGATCTGCGCATGGGCCCAAGGGTGGTTCAGAGCTGGGCCATCGATATTTCACCGAGTTTCGACGCCACAGGCTCCAAAATGGCCTATGTCTCCAGCAGGCTCGGAAATCCGCATATTTTCGTGGTGGACATAGCCTCCGGGGTGTCCCGCAGAGTGACCTACGAGGGTACCTACAACACGAATCCCAGCCTCAGCCCGGATGGGCGATTGGTGGTTTTTTCGCGCCAAACCAGCGAAGGGCATAGAATTTTTATGCACGATCTGCTAACTGGGAGGGAGCGGCAGTTGACTTTTGGACCAAGAAATGATGTCAGTCCTGCATGGGCACCGGATAGTTACTTTATTGCTTTCAGTTCCAATCGGAGTGGTGAGTACAAGATTTATCTGACCACCCGGAACGGCGACGAGGCCCGGATGGTGCCCCTGGGCGAGGGAGAGTTCGCGTCGCCGGCCTGGGCGCGGCAACCGTGAAGCATTTTTTCATCAACGTCTTTTAAGGAGAAAAGGTATGAGGGGAAACTGGGTTGTTGGTTTGGGGCTGATTTTGGCCATTATGCTGGCCTTTGGGGCCGGTTGCGCCAAGAAGCAGGTTGATTCGAGCCCGGTGGGCGTTAGTGCCGAACAGACCGCTGAAGAGGCGAGGCTGCGGGAAGAGGCCAGACTGCGAGAGCAGCAGTTGGCTGAAGAACGCTTGGCCAGGGAGCGTTCCGAGGCGGAAAGGGCCCGTTTGGGCCAAGTGGCCGAGATGATCACTGCGAACATGATTCACTTTGACTTTGACAGGTACGACCTGCGTCCAGATGCTCGGGAAGTCTTGCAAGCCAAGGCCGAGTTGCTGAAGCAGAATTCGGATATCCGTCTGCTGATCGAAGGGCATACCGACGAACGGGGGACCTCCGAGTACAACCTGGCCTTGGGTGAGCGCCGTGCTCGGGCCGCATATGAGTTCCTGGTCCTTTTGGGCATCAGCCCCAATCGGCTGCAGATCGTCAGCTACGGCAAGGAACGCCCCTTGAACCCGGCCAGCAACGAAACCGCCTGGGCTCAGAACCGTCGCGCTCAGTTCCGGATTCTCGACATGTAGGAATGTGAAAGGTTCTCGAACCGATCACGAAAAAAAATCGCCGTCGGGGTTACCCGGCGGCGATTTTTTATTTGGTGCAGGGGCAGCAGTGTCTGCCCTGTTTTGAGAGTGACTATGTCAGCGTGACCACGAGCCAGAGCAGTGCCGCAGCCGGGGCCGCGGCCACTACGTCGTCGAGCATTACCCCCAGTCCTCCGGGAACCCGTCGTTCCACCGCGCGAACCGGCCAGGGCTTGAGTATGTCGGCAACCCGGAAAAACACGAAGCCCGCAGCGAGTTGCAGGGGAGTCAGCACGGCAAAAGGCAGCAGGGTTAGCCATTGTCCCAACAGCTCGTCCACCACCACGCATCCGGGATCCTTGCGCCCGAACCGCCGCTCTGCCCTGGCCGCGGCCCAGGTCCCGACCACCAATACGCCCGCGAGTACCAGAACGCGCAGGGGAAAAGACAGTGGCATGAACAGCCAAGGGGCTGCGAGCACTGCGGCCAGGGAGCCCCATGTTCCCGGAGCCTTGGGAAGAAGGCCGAACGGTCCGAGAGTGGCGATGCTTGAAGCGATGCGGTCGATAATCGCGGTCATGGGGATAATCCTGGCATTAGGGCGGACCGGTGTTCAGAAGCGCGGCAGATAGGCTCACGTCGATATGTGCCCGTATCAGAACGTTGTCGGAATGGTGTCAGAACGGGTTGACGTGCTCCTGCCTAGTGTAGTGCAGGTAGCCAACGCTGGCTCCCAGGCGCAGGCCGACACCGGTACGGATAGGCGCGAGGATGATCTCATTGCTCTTTTGATAGTTCATGCTAACTCCCCCAAGGACGTAGACGCTGCCGTCCACCCCTGGAAAACGCTGGAAGATTAGATTGGGGTCGGTCAGGTTGTAAACCAGGGTGAAGACCTTCGCGGCATGCAGCCCAACGTCGAAGCCCACGGACGGCCCTTGCCAGAACACATCGACAGGATCTTGGCCCTTTAGCTGCAACTGGCCCTTGCCGTAACGCAACCCGACCACCAAGGCCCCTCCGGCCTCGTCACCCTTGATGAAACCGGTTGGACGGCCTTGCTCGGCGAATATCCTGTTCAGAATGTCGGCTAACCCTTCGGTGGTCCCTTCGAAAAAGCCTTCCACATGGTTGCTGATTTCTTCCTTGCTGTAAGTTTGCGATTCGGTTTCCATGCCGTGAGGGGCCTGGGCCATGGCCTGGGTCATGGCCAGGAAAAAGCAGAACCAGAGAGTCAGTCCCATGACGATGGTCGTGTTCCGGAAAGTGATCATAAATGTCTCCCTGTTAGCTGTTTCTTGGAATCAGAATAGTGCTTTCCGCCGGATCGAATGGATCTCAGTAAAATATTGCCATGGAGAGCATTACTTGGAATAATAGACATGATCAAGATGGCGGGAAACCGTCAAATTCGGGCGGGGATTCCAACTGTTCCCATTGCTTGTCCCGGACTGATTTTTACTCCGATTCTTTTATACAGCTTTGCAAATTATTCAGCACACACTGTACATGACCCTACTCTACGCTGATTTTTCCCGAAATGGACGTCTCGTTGTAATTGTATCGGGCAGTGGGTGTGCTGGGGCATTTGTGTGGGCATTCATGGGCCGCTCCGGCGAAGATCAAAAAAAAGGGGCAGAGAATCGCTTCTCTGCCCCTTGATATTCTGGTGGAGACGGGGGGATTCGAACCCCCGGCCTCTGCCTTGCGAAGGCAGCGCTCTCCCAACTGAGCCACGCCCCCCTGATAAAGGTATAATCTTATCAATTGACTTGGAGGCGGTCAAGTTTTTTTGAGGGACGCAGTTGTCCGGATTGGACTGGTATAGGGTTTTCTTGGACACCGAATTGGGGGTAAGACAAAACCCCCAGGAGGTGTACAATGAGCAAAGGTGGTTTTGGGCAGGCCCCCTCCCCAGCGGAGGGAGGTCGTAGGCCGAGCGAGGCTGGGGAGGGGGCGTCGAATTCGAGGCCGCAACGCTTCTGGCCGAAGCACAAGACAGAGGCTGTGCTGCGATTGCTTCGCGGTGAGGACATGGAATTTTTGAGCCGGGAACTCGGCGTTCCCGCGGCCACGCTCTCAAAGTGGAGAGACGTCTTCCTTGCTGCAGGAGCGGAGGCATTCAAAACGCGGTCAGCACAAGTTGAAGCCGAGGTGCAGCGCCTCAACGCCAAGATCGGCGAACAGACTATGGAGAACGAGCTTCTCCGAGAGAAGATCGTCCGCATGGAGCAAGGACGCCCTTTGGCGTGGAGCAGGTCGAAGAAGTGAGCCGCGCCGCTTCGCCCTCCACTGGCAGAGTATACGGCTTGGCTCGCGTCTGCGCCTTGTGGGGCATTGCACGTTCTTCTTTCTATTGGAGCCGACAACCTGGTCAACATCGGAAGCCCGGTCCCAAAGGGCTTCACAGCGACGAGGTTCTGGTGGAACAAATTCGCCGAGTGCTTCAAGAGAGTCCTTTTACTGGAGAGGGATACCGCAAGGTTTGGGCTCAACTTCGTTTTCGCGGCTTCCGGACCTCGCCGTTGCGTACGTTGAGAATAATGCGTGAA
This genomic stretch from Desulfonatronum sp. SC1 harbors:
- the pal gene encoding peptidoglycan-associated lipoprotein Pal — translated: MRGNWVVGLGLILAIMLAFGAGCAKKQVDSSPVGVSAEQTAEEARLREEARLREQQLAEERLARERSEAERARLGQVAEMITANMIHFDFDRYDLRPDAREVLQAKAELLKQNSDIRLLIEGHTDERGTSEYNLALGERRARAAYEFLVLLGISPNRLQIVSYGKERPLNPASNETAWAQNRRAQFRILDM
- a CDS encoding DUF1134 domain-containing protein, which encodes MITFRNTTIVMGLTLWFCFFLAMTQAMAQAPHGMETESQTYSKEEISNHVEGFFEGTTEGLADILNRIFAEQGRPTGFIKGDEAGGALVVGLRYGKGQLQLKGQDPVDVFWQGPSVGFDVGLHAAKVFTLVYNLTDPNLIFQRFPGVDGSVYVLGGVSMNYQKSNEIILAPIRTGVGLRLGASVGYLHYTRQEHVNPF
- a CDS encoding IS3 family transposase; its protein translation is MEQIRRVLQESPFTGEGYRKVWAQLRFRGFRTSPLRTLRIMREYALLAFQRPRKPHGPKAHDGTIKTMRVDEMW
- a CDS encoding phosphatidylglycerophosphatase A — encoded protein: MTAIIDRIASSIATLGPFGLLPKAPGTWGSLAAVLAAPWLFMPLSFPLRVLVLAGVLVVGTWAAARAERRFGRKDPGCVVVDELLGQWLTLLPFAVLTPLQLAAGFVFFRVADILKPWPVRAVERRVPGGLGVMLDDVVAAAPAAALLWLVVTLT
- a CDS encoding transposase, translating into MSKGGFGQAPSPAEGGRRPSEAGEGASNSRPQRFWPKHKTEAVLRLLRGEDMEFLSRELGVPAATLSKWRDVFLAAGAEAFKTRSAQVEAEVQRLNAKIGEQTMENELLREKIVRMEQGRPLAWSRSKK
- a CDS encoding ExbD/TolR family protein, encoding MEGHTGQGYMDQMNVVPFVDVMLVLLVIFMVTAPFMTEGLEVDLPQTRTVQTLPQDEDTLVLTIRSDGSIFLDQYEVALGELGEHVERLIQTRDRILYLRADKDVPYGLVVQVMAEAREAGVERLGIVAESEPREP
- a CDS encoding energy transducer TonB, which translates into the protein MGIPTHILVFGLSVLLHIGVVGIGLFQLSSSKQIRVDLSKPVVYQVDLVRLDPPAPGRPAPLAPSAPAPVTPAPAAQEQPKPAPKPEVAPPAPPPPQPKAEVPIPEPPKPAPEPKPAPKPEPKPEPKPEPPKPAPSPPKPPEPPRQPARTEPTREQIMAEAIGSVQRDVAQRAQPDARDQAVASLRQSGASGPGGADGQAGSGYGGLLEVYAQMVESRVKAQWRFPKGASRQDLNAVLDISLDRDGRVLGSRVVRSSGHSGFDASIERAVEETGQLPPPPRPDLRTIRITFNLQEL
- a CDS encoding MotA/TolQ/ExbB proton channel family protein encodes the protein MELLPQTGIWDLVRQATIVVQLVMLLLVGMSLASWSIIFYKIIILRRAKQQALVDFKRFQSAPDLGSAVHILARGADSPLYPLAYQAVAELKRLEGATMPAAQKSKIAMDNLRRVLRQNVSSSIRNLASSLSFLATCASTAPFIGLFGTVWGIMHSFYAIGQMGSASLATVAPGLSEALVATAIGLAVAIPASVAYNFFRGMLGSIEVELINFAGAFLNRVQRELPWVSGQLESEENGLEEHKI
- a CDS encoding TolB family protein, which codes for MHVFHGTTSRRLALVLLILLCVAFPTRNVGAQQTLSIDIFGPGQSQLNLVMAKPLGLAAGQQPPAEAETLAGYLEDYLGFMPFLRLVPGSRILGGDVLPGVTAQDVDFRRFRLERVDLVLTAGWGGPNGPVELRVFETFEQRLILGKAYTGATPADLPEIAARFCADLMAELTGQGDFFRSTLAVVRTHGENKELWASSPLGQGMRQLTSLGGISMSPAWSRDGRRLAFTLINDGRHYLGVLDKESGDVRRVQLPGNSVISPVFDHKGNIFVSLNPEGSPNIYQLSDDLRMGPRVVQSWAIDISPSFDATGSKMAYVSSRLGNPHIFVVDIASGVSRRVTYEGTYNTNPSLSPDGRLVVFSRQTSEGHRIFMHDLLTGRERQLTFGPRNDVSPAWAPDSYFIAFSSNRSGEYKIYLTTRNGDEARMVPLGEGEFASPAWARQP